The genomic window ACATTAAAATTTTCGTATTTTTCTATTGCTTCAATTGAATGGGTTACAAAAAAATCAAAGTAAGGAAGATAATATTTTGTATAATTTTCAAATCTGAATTCATCATCAAAAAACCATCCAATTAAAATAGATTTTTCTCTTAATTTTTTTAATGTCTCTAATGTAAACTCATAATATCCTGAAAGATAAATAATATAATCAGGTTTGAAATTTTCAACAATTTTAACAACCTCTTCATTCATTTTTTTTATTCCTATTTCTGCAATTCTTTTTTGAAAATCATAGGTAAAAACAGATTAAAAAATTTTTTTTAAAGGTTCTACAAAATATAAATCAAAAGGGCATGTCAATTTTAAATAAGAAGAAGCATATTTATAGATTTTGTAAGAAGTTAAGTCATATAAAGGTGTAAGAATTAAAACTTTTTTCTGGTATTTTGTATTCATTTTAAGGTAAAATTATATCATTATCATTTATTCCATACTTTTTTAATTTTTTATAAAATTTTTCTTTATTTTTATAAGAGGTAATTACAAATTTTCCATCAAAATTTAATGGCTGGTTCAAATCTAAATTTTTGAAATTAATATTAAATTTTTTAGCCAAATAGATATAAATAAAAGTATAATCGTCTTTCCCAGTAAAAAAAAACTTTTTATTTTTTTCAGGAATTATATGGTTATAAAAAAGCAGGGAAATGTTATTGATATTGCTTTTAACCTTTTTATTGAGATAATAAAAATTCCAATAAATATCTCCAAAAATTTTTAAAACCAATTTCACAAATTTAATTATTAAAAATCTACTTTTTTTAGATTTTAATTTTTTAAGAAATGGAAAGCAATCTTTTTCAAAAATTTCTTTAATTTTTTTCAAATTTTCTTTTTTAAAAGTTGTTTTTATAAAAATTACAAAAATTCTTATTTTTTTATCCAGTGGAAAAAGTATCTTTTCTATTTCTTTTTCCCTTAACACATCAACAGTCCAGGTTTGAATAATTTCTTTTTCAGGTATTGCTAATTTTAAAAGTTCTTCTGTTTTAAAAAGTAATTTTTTTTCTCTTATAATTTTTATACTTTTATTTTCCTGTAAGGGTAAAATTCTTTTTGTTATTAAAACATTTAAAGCAGTTGTTGACATGTTTAAACCATCATGTGGACCCATATAATCAAATGAACCACTTTCTCCAGGATGCCATGTATGATATAAAAATTCTTCTTTTAACCAAACTTCTTTCAAGCCATAATTTCTTAATCTAAAAGTCATTTCATAAACACCGCATATATGACCTAAATAATCAATATGTTCATCTGCTCCACCTATTTTTATTAAATCCTCTTTTTTTGCACACATACACGCACCATAATTAAGTAAGTGAATTGGGTCATCTAATTTTTCTATATCTGTTTTCCCATCCCATCTTAAAACTCTTCCTTCACCCAAAACTTCTTCAAAAGAAGGATAATTAAAGGGATAAAATTTCTTATTTTCATTTCTTATCTCATCTATATGCAAAACAATATTTTGATTTTTTTTGAATTCTTTTATTATCGTTTCAACAAATGTTTTTTTTACCATTGCGTCACTATCTGGAATACAAATAATTTCTCCTTCACTTAAAATAATTCCTACATTAAACATAAGATGCTTATGGTAATAAACTTCTCTGGGCATTTCAAGTATTACCCATTTGTCAAGAACAGATTTTCCTTTTTTAATAGAATTATTCAGTTTTTTTTCAATTTTTTCCGGTTTTCTATCATAATATTCAATCCATATAATTTCATAATTATTTCTATCAATTGTTTGATTATTCAAATACTCCAGAATATGAAAACTATGCCTTACAGACCAATCAATCAAAATAATACTCACTTCTGGATTTCTCAAATTTTCATTTTTATAAAGTATTTTCATTTTTAATTTTATCTCTCAATCCCATAAATCTTATTATTCATTACAAAAATACCATCTCTTGGATTCTGCAATTCCCAATTTGTTTCAAATGGCCTGCAGTCAGTTATCTCAAAGTTCATTGCATTTTCCCATATATCAATCTCATCTCTTGCTCCACTTTGTATCTTTCCTTTTCTTAATAAAAGTTGTATTCTATAAATTCCTGTTGTTAAATTGGTAGGTCCTATTTCTATTTTTATTTTTTTTACATCTGGTTCAAAATATTTATTATGTAGTTCAGCAGAAGCACCCGAAAATAACATAATTCCATGTTTATCATAAATTCTAAAGACAATATGATATTTTTCGTCTATTTCTCCTTCAGGTTCAACAACTAAAACTATTTTTTCATTATATTTAAAAGTAACTCTTGAATTTCCATTTTCATCAAAAATTTCTACTTTTTTAAAATAGAATTTTTTACCCTTTATTTCCTCCTTATCTCTTTCCCTTATACTTGAAATTCCATATTTTTGAGTGTATATTTCTTCATATTCAGTTGTTATTTTTTCACTATTTCCTATTTTTTTTATTTTTCCTTTTTCCAGCCATATAACTTTTTCACATAAACTTCTTATTGCTCCCATATTATGACTTACAAATAAAACTGTTCTTCCTTCTTTTGTTATATCACCCATTTTACCAAGACATTTTTTCTGGAAGGATATATCTCCAACTGCAAGAACTTCATCAACAAGTAAAATGTCTGTTTCAAGATGGGCTGCAACTGAAAATGCAAGACGAACATACATCCCTGAACTATAATATTTAACAGGTGTATCAAGAAATTTTTCCATTTCAGAAAAAGATATAATTTCATCAAATTTTCTACCAATTTCCTTTTTACTCATACCAAGCATTGCACCGTTTAAATAAATATTTTCCCTTCCAGTTAATTCAGGATGAAAACCAATCCCAACTTCAAGTAAACTCCCTACTCTTCCATATACTTCCGCATATCCTTCTGTTGGTTCAGTCACTCTTGATAAAATTTTAAGTAATGTTGTCTTTCCTGCTCCGTTAGATCCAATTATTCCAACAACTTCTCCTTTTTTTATTTCAAATGATACATTCTTTAAAGCCCATATATATTCGTCTTCTTTCTTTTTCTCTCCTTTAAAAAATTTAATTAATTCTTCCCTCAATGTTTTATACGGTAATCTTTCTCCTATCCTGTATTTTTTACTTAATCCTTCTACTTTTATTGCTATTTCCATTTTTATATTACATCTGCAAATGATTTTTCCATATTTTTAAAGAAGTAAATACCGCCTATAAAAAGAATCAGAATAATAAAGATAGAAAAATACATCATTTTTATTGAAGTTATTTCTTTTCCAAGAAGACACCATCTGAAACCTTCTATTACTCCAACCATTGGATTTAAACCATATAAAAACCTGTATCTTTCAGGAACTATTGAAGATGAGTAAGCAATTGGACTTAAAAAAAACCAGACCTGAATCAAAAAGTTCATAATGTATCTAACATCTCTGTAATAAACATTTAAAGCAGAAAGATATAGAGAAACAGAAAAAGCAGTTATCACCGCTATTAAAAGGAATAAAGGGAAATAGATTAAATTTATTGATGGATTGATTTTATAAAAAAGGAGAAATAGAATTAAGACGAAAAAAGAAATTATAAAATCAAGAAGATGACTTATAATGGAAGAAAGAGGTAATAAAATTTTTGGGAAATATATTTTTGTTATAACATTTTGATGTTTTACAATACTTTCTGTTGCAAAAAGTAAACTGTTTGAAAAATAACTCCATATGATTAAACCCGTATATGAAAAAACAGGATAAGGAATGTTATCAGAAGGTATTTTAGCAAGTTTTCCAAAAAATAATGTGAAGATAATCATCATAAATAGTGGTTGTAAAATAGCCCATCCAATTCCAAAAATTGTCTGTTTATATTTAACTTTTATATCTTTCCAGACAAGAAAAAAAAGCAGTTCTCTGAATTCAAATATATCTTTTAAATTCAGTTTTCCCCATTTTGAACTCGGTTTTATTATTATTTTTTCCATTTTGTTTAATTTATTTTAAACAAATTAAACAATTTTGTCAAGAAATTTTAATCTTTTATAATTTTAAACTTTTTTAAATATTTCAATCTTTCTGCCAGTTGGAAGGAGAGTTTTAATTTTTTTTCAAATGGAAGATTAACAAATTCTTTTCTACATTTTTCTTTAAATTTGAATATTTTTTCTCTGTATTTTTCTAAATCCATTCTGTTTTTTATAATCTTATTTTCCATAGTATTTTTCTATAAACTCATTAAATTTTTCATATAAATTATATCTTTTCAGAATATCAAAAAGAACTTTTTTATCTATCTTGGATTGCTCAATCAATTT from bacterium includes these protein-coding regions:
- a CDS encoding ABC transporter ATP-binding protein; amino-acid sequence: MEIAIKVEGLSKKYRIGERLPYKTLREELIKFFKGEKKKEDEYIWALKNVSFEIKKGEVVGIIGSNGAGKTTLLKILSRVTEPTEGYAEVYGRVGSLLEVGIGFHPELTGRENIYLNGAMLGMSKKEIGRKFDEIISFSEMEKFLDTPVKYYSSGMYVRLAFSVAAHLETDILLVDEVLAVGDISFQKKCLGKMGDITKEGRTVLFVSHNMGAIRSLCEKVIWLEKGKIKKIGNSEKITTEYEEIYTQKYGISSIRERDKEEIKGKKFYFKKVEIFDENGNSRVTFKYNEKIVLVVEPEGEIDEKYHIVFRIYDKHGIMLFSGASAELHNKYFEPDVKKIKIEIGPTNLTTGIYRIQLLLRKGKIQSGARDEIDIWENAMNFEITDCRPFETNWELQNPRDGIFVMNNKIYGIER
- a CDS encoding ABC transporter permease — encoded protein: MEKIIIKPSSKWGKLNLKDIFEFRELLFFLVWKDIKVKYKQTIFGIGWAILQPLFMMIIFTLFFGKLAKIPSDNIPYPVFSYTGLIIWSYFSNSLLFATESIVKHQNVITKIYFPKILLPLSSIISHLLDFIISFFVLILFLLFYKINPSINLIYFPLFLLIAVITAFSVSLYLSALNVYYRDVRYIMNFLIQVWFFLSPIAYSSSIVPERYRFLYGLNPMVGVIEGFRWCLLGKEITSIKMMYFSIFIILILFIGGIYFFKNMEKSFADVI